The Micromonas commoda chromosome 1, complete sequence region cgaattgcccatacgaaaaCAAAAAATAAACGCACCTCCCTCTCGCCGACTTTGCCGAATCGTCGGGACTGACATCCAACGCGAGATTCTCGTCTCCCTTCCCCCCGGGGCGCGCGTTCCTTCGACGGGATCGTCCctcccctcgtcgtcgtcgtcgtcgtcgttcacgtCGAGAGTTCGCTGCGATCGcaacgccgcctccacctgcgAACAAAACACGACGTCAATCTaactaattgcccatacgaaaataaaaaataaacgcaccgctccgcacgccgcgacgaaatGCGCGAGGAAGGGACCGGTCGGGTGCCGCACGAACTCGGTATCGaagcccgccgcgagcgcgatgccgTCTCCTTCCCTGGCGAAGTCTCTCGCCGCCTGCGACCCGTGAATCACGACGAACCCTCCGCCTCTTCgtctcccggcggcggcgagcgagttCGTCGTTCCTCTAGTAGCGACTGTGATAAGGGGGAGGTAGAGCGCGGCAGTGATTTTTttgtccgcgagcgcgcgagcgcaacgcgccgcgctgtcGCACGAACGcagcgcgcgtctcgcgtccgccctcgccgcccgaatcccctcctcctcctcctcctcctcctccgaattcgccgtcgtcgtcgccccgtgCGGGGTTTTAACTCCCGACCTTCGGGTTCTCATTCGCGAACCATGCCTCGAAACCGCTGAAACcgccgagaccgccgcgtgcgccgtccTCGCTACAACcgccagctcctccgcgactGTTCCCGCCTCGCACGTTCGTCTCAGCGCCAGACGCGccagcgacgtcgcgcgggtgtCGCGGGATCGGGGAAAATCACGGGtacccggtgagtcaccgcccggtgagtcaccgccccccGCACCCGCGCTCCCCGTGAACGCCGCGATGCCGAACCCGAACCCGAACCCACCCCCGGCGGATGTCCCTCGATCGTGCTCGCGTCCCTCATTCTCTTTCTCATTCTCGAGTCTTAATCTCGAAAAGGCTTTCTCCGCGGCTGTCCGGACGCGATCGCAGcaatccgcggcggcggtggcgcacgccgcgggtggCTCGAACGCCGTCCAATGCGAATGGCCCTCGCGCGTGACAtcatccgcgccggcggcgacgcgcgcggcggcgttggcgacggcgacggctgcgGGGGTGAGCATCCGATCGACGCACTCGGTCACGGCTAATCCGACATCGTCTGagtcgcggaggagcgcgctcgcgagcgggtgctcgacggcgtcggcgaagtcgcgcgcggcgtcgttcgcgacgtcgcgccactcgcgctccgcgtcgtccgtcgggtcaccgcccggtgagtcgcCGCtttccgccggcgcgcctTTCCATCCGCCGAGCATctggtccgcgagcgccgcgacgacgcgctcggcgtcctcgatgaGACGCGTTTGGGACGAGCCGGTGGTGCTCCGgtcgcttcgccgcggcttgaCCGTCATCGTCCTCTCGACGGGGGAACGATACCgcgccggctgcgtcgtcgccgtcgacggaccGCCGTCCGACTGGGCGAATCCGTCGGATCTTtggtcctcctcgtcgcgctcgacgcgctcgcgcgcggcggcggcgacggcctccaccgccgccgccacgtcccgccgcaccgcctcgtccacccgcCGACCCACCGCCCGCAACAGCCTCGCGCACACGCACCATCGCACGCACGGCGTCAACACCAGGCGAAGGTTTCCCCCGTCCCCCAGCGCGGGCGCTGCGCACAGCTGGAAGATCCGGAGgcactcgccgacggcgtcgtcgcggagccggcggaggttggcggcgcggacgtcgcggtcgacgaaGGCGCGGGGTGGGTCGACGGAGATGGCGAGACGTTGCAGCGCATCGTGCGCCGCTTTACCCCCGAACGACATCGGCCATCCGaggccccgcgcgcggccggcCCCCCCAATCAATGTGAGGAAACGCTCCCCGGGGCGGTTCGATACCAGCAAAAACCTTTATTACTCGCAGGATACGGGTCGCGAGAATTTCACCGACGTTTGGAGGCCCGTCGCCTTTCAAATTCTCGCCCGCCCGACTCGCACTGGACGATTTGAACCCCGATTTGAACCCCCGAAAGCGGAAAATCCACGGTGGCACCGGTTTTAGCGGGAGATTTCCTCTGATTCGCCCGGTAGATTTTTTATGCGGCTCCGaggcgcggtgcgcgcggcggagggggaAGGAAAAGAAACaaccttcgccgccgagtcgcgCACTTCGTCACACGTCAAGGTAGGTC contains the following coding sequences:
- a CDS encoding predicted protein, with product MSFGGKAAHDALQRLAISVDPPRAFVDRDVRAANLRRLRDDAVGECLRIFQLCAAPALGDGGNLRLVLTPCVRWCVCARLLRAVGRRVDEAVRRDVAAAVEAVAAAARERVERDEEDQRSDGFAQSDGGPSTATTQPARYRSPVERTMTVKPRRSDRSTTGSSQTRLIEDAERVVAALADQMLGGWKGAPAESGDSPGGDPTDDAEREWRDVANDAARDFADAVEHPLASALLRDSDDVGLAVTECVDRMLTPAAVAVANAAARVAAGADDVTREGHSHWTAFEPPAACATAAADCCDRVRTAAEKAFSRLRLENEKENEGREHDRGTSAGGGFGFGFGIAAFTGSAGAGGGDSPGGDSPGTRDFPRSRDTRATSLARLALRRTCEAGTVAEELAVVARTAHAAVSAVSAVSRHGSRMRTRRSGVKTPHGATTTANSEEEEEEEEGIRAARADARRALRSCDSAARCARALADKKITAALYLPLITVATRGTTNSLAAAGRRRGGGFVVIHGSQAARDFAREGDGIALAAGFDTEFVRHPTGPFLAHFVAACGAVEAALRSQRTLDVNDDDDDDEGRDDPVEGTRAPGGRETRISRWMSVPTIRQSRREGDGSAERDAYARAAARVVLCACRTVRGGDALDFVHDLFPPAAGFVAGTAQPSETAGFYDEEMIREEDSFASEPNSTDGGREPVREGGAGGRDATGTTRGKTSSYQNSTAGSVGTNERRLKARVQTAAVSNGGFKRREFSPVEVRVTRRRVVVTSRDGFVVSRDEGVLEGSRRLDGGVPTDLRAWCVVCVVSEQTLEPTLRGSVHPSRLAQLEPGTTSIRLDPRASRERMDARLRALRSGNRT